The Arachis hypogaea cultivar Tifrunner chromosome 16, arahy.Tifrunner.gnm2.J5K5, whole genome shotgun sequence genome contains a region encoding:
- the LOC140179755 gene encoding probable LRR receptor-like serine/threonine-protein kinase At2g16250 has product MKVKKLKSSSVLSATVVFTVMNLFFFVEFSSALSSSTEKLSSRTEWFSLLQLRSSLGIRAKNWPRKTEPCWNWTGIHCQKGSVIGINISGFRRTHKASLHPSFSVDALANFTRLASFNASGFVLNGSIPEWFGDKSNNNYLGALQVLDLSSCSITGSIPESIGGLILLKSVLLSGNSLTGRMPSGLGMLSNLSVLDLSGNELSGSIPDSLFSLGNLTRLNLSSNYLSGNVPNQLSNLSGLETLDLSNNALTGNVPSVLFSRLSKLRVLNLSGNFIDGDLPDTLWSLPSLRFVDVSNNNLTGPLPNFFGSNTSSTDATFNLSNNLFFGTLNISAKKFRMIDLSGNYLEGEVQGVSLSNVSLARNCLEDVPNQRDVSVCRVFYEKRNLPFPSNSTMEKSSRKKLIFILVGVFGGLGFILLLALVLVLFLKLCGNHKSLEVQRGIESGGPVPVGESPMPPKDLAFDIAVGESFTYEQILKLTGNFAEANIIKHGHSGDLFWGVMENGATVVIKKVDLSLFKRESYVVELELLSKVSHARLIPILGHCLENDNEKCIVYKYMPNGDLASSLQRVTDADGKSKSLDWITRLKIATGAAEGLAYLHDSSPPLAHRDVQASSILLDDKFEVRLGSLSEVTTQGDVHPGVMNRLFSKPSSSNQPNFGTSSVTWAGDVYGFGKILLELITGDTEVSKSDDATSREWLEQTLPYISIDDKERINKIVDPSLLVNEDLLEEVWAIAIVARSCLNPRPSKRPPMRHVLRALENPLKVVREESASSVKLRTTSSRKSWSTGLFGSWRQSSSDSATATNKDSSSGTKQSGKVSSQGSGVIMDHSSSNKRSSKSNEVFPEPLETQDVEIGGGR; this is encoded by the exons ATGAAGGTGAAGAAGTTAAAGAGTTCCTCTGTTTTGTCAGCTACAGTTGTTTTTACCGTTATGAACCTGTTCTTCTTCGTTGAGTTCAGTTCTGCTTTGAGTTCAAGCACTGAAAAGTTGAGTTCAAGAACCGAATGGTTTTCGTTGCTTCAACTTCGATCTTCATTGGGTATAAGAGCAAAAAACTGGCCAAGAAAAACAGAACCGTGCTGGAACTGGACCGGGATTCATTGCCAAAAGGGTTCAGTTATCGGAATCAACATTTCCGGTTTCAGAAGAACACATAAAGCTAGTCTTCACCCAAGTTTCTCAGTTGATGCACTTGCCAATTTTACCCGTTTAGCTTCCTTCAATGCTTCAGGTTTTGTGCTTAATGGTTCTATTCCTGAGTGGTTTGGTGACAAAAGTAATAACAACTACCTTGGTGCACTCCAGGTGCTTGATTTAAGTTCTTGCTCAATAACTGGCTCTATTCCTGAGTCAATTGGTGGTTTGATTTTGTTGAAGTCTGTGTTACTTTCTGGGAATAGCTTAACTGGTAGAATGCCTTCAGGTTTGGGAATGTTGTCTAATTTATCTGTGCTTGATCTCTCAGGAAATGAACTTTCTGGGTCTATTCCTGATTCATTGTTTTCACTTGGTAACCTCACACGTCTTAATCTTTCTTCCAATTACTTATCTGGGAATGTTCCGAATCAACTTAGTAACCTTTCAGGGCTTGAAACTTTGGACCTTTCCAACAATGCACTAACTGGTAATGTGCCTAGTGTCTTGTTTTCTCGCCTTTCGAAACTTCGAGTTCTCAATTTGAGTGGTAACTTTATTGATGGTGATCTTCCTGATACTTTGTGGTCATTACCGAGCTTGCGTTTCGTTGATGTGTCCAACAACAACCTTACCGGTCCTCTACCAAATTTTTTCGGTTCAAATACTAGTTCTACTGATGCCACATTCAATCTCTCAAACAACTTATTCTTTGGAACTCTAAATATTTCGGCtaagaagtttagaatgattgatcTGTCCGGTAATTATTTGGAAGGCGAGGTGCAAGGTGTTAGTCTTAGTAATGTTAGTTTAGCTAGGAATTGCCTGGAGGATGTTCCAAATCAGAGGGATGTTAGTGTTTGTAGAGTGTTTTATGAGAAGAGAAATTTACCCTTTCCATCAAATTCGACAATGGAAAAATCTTCCAGAAAGAAACTGATATTCATACTGGTAGGTGTATTTGGTGGACTTGGCTTTATTTTGCTTCTGGCATTGGTCCTCGTACTGTTCTTAAAACTATGTGGCAATCATAAAAGCTTGGAAGTTCAAAGGGGAATTGAAAGTGGAGGGCCTGTTCCAGTAGGGGAGAGTCCTATGCCGCCTAAAGACCTTGCATTCGACATTGCTGTCGGGGAATCATTTACTTATGAGCAAATTCTCAAGTTGACTGGTAATTTTGCTGAAGCAAATATCATCAAGCATGGTCATTCTGGAGACCTCTTCTGGGGAGTAATGGAAAACGGAGCTACTGTCGTCATCAAAAAGGTAGATTTGAGTTTGTTCAAGAGAGAATCATATGTTGTGGAGTTGGAATTATTAAGCAAGGTTTCACATGCAAGATTGATCCCAATCTTGGGACATTGCTTGGAGAATGACAATGAGAAATGTATAGTTTACAAGTATATGCCAAATGGAGATTTGGCAAGTTCTTTGCAGAGAGTCACTGATGCAGATGGTAAATCGAAGTCCCTTGATTGGATCACAAGATTGAAAATCGCTACAGGAGCTGCCGAAGGCCTTGCTTATCTACACGATAGCAGTCCTCCCCTCGCTCACAG AGATGTTCAAGCTAGCAGCATACTTCTTGATGATAAATTTGAGGTGCGACTTGGAAGTTTGAGTGAGGTTACCACCCAAGGAGATGTCCATCCTGGTGTCATGAACAGGCTGTTCAGCAAGCCATC ATCTTCTAATCAACcaaattttg GCACGTCATCAGTAACTTGGGCAGGTGATGTATATGGTTTTGGTAAGATTTTGCTCGAGCTTATTACCGGAGATACCGAGGTCAGTAAATCGGACGATGCCACCTCAAGAGAGTGGTTGGAGCAGACCTTGCCTTACATTAGCATAGATGATAAAGAAAGGATAAATAAGATTGTTGACCCTTCTTTGTTAGTAAATGAGGATCTACTTGAAGAAGTATGGGCTATAGCAATCGTGGCAAGATCATGCCTGAATCCTAGGCCTTCGAAACGTCCCCCTATGAGACACGTCCTCAGGGCGCTGGAAAATCCGTTGAAGGTTGTAAGAGAAGAAAGCGCAAGCTCGGTGAAGTTGCGAACAACTTCGTCTAGGAAGTCTTGGAGCACTGGATTGTTTGGTAGCTGGAGACAGAGCTCATCAGATAGTGCTACTGCAACAAACAAAGATAGTTCAAGTGGGACTAAACAATCAGGGAAAGTAAGTTCCCAAGGAAGTGGTGTAATAATGGATCACTCATCTTCCAATAAAAGATCATCCAAATCCAATGAAGTTTTCCCTGAACCATTGGAAACACAAGATGTGGAGATTGGTGGGGGAAGATGA